In a single window of the Rhodamnia argentea isolate NSW1041297 chromosome 2, ASM2092103v1, whole genome shotgun sequence genome:
- the LOC115746259 gene encoding uncharacterized protein LOC115746259 has product MSDPRGNVPFAWENKPGISKATTSSDRRRIAPAVAAIEDRRRFPTKLPLPPCPTADCARVSMAREMQIPLPPCTFQPPTRSGSKKGSKKQDDDPFLAAYMECTKGTKAGHRHKSSKHVDGGLGFGLRKHMLANFSCQQSCSVRDDNLIRVSHFEREKS; this is encoded by the exons ATGAGCGACCCTAGAGGGAACGTGCCCTTTGCGTGGGAGAACAAGCCCGGAATCTCCAAGGCGACCACAAGTAGCGACCGGCGAAGAATCGCCCCCGCCGTCGCCGCCATCGA AGATAGAAGGCGGTTCCCGACCAAGTTGCCGCTGCCCCCGTGTCCGACGGCGGACTGTGCAAGGGTTTCGATGGCGCGGGAGATGCAGATTCCTCTCCCACCGTGCACTTTCCAGCCCCCGACGAGGAGCGGCTCAAAGAAGGGCTCGAAGAAGCAAGACGATGATCCGTTCCTCGCGGCTTACATGGAGTGCACGAAGGGTACTAAGGCGGGGCATCGTCACAAGTCGTCTAAGCACGTCGATGGAGGCCTAGGGTTTGGGCTGAGGAAGCACATGCTTGCTAACTTCTCATGTCAGCAGTCGTGCAGCGTGAGGGATGACAACCTGATCAGAGTTTCTCATTTTGAGCGAGAAAAAAGTTGA